The sequence TCTGGGTGATCACGTCCGTACGGCCGATGCGCTCGAGACCGGAGACGGCCAGCAGCAGTGCGTCCGCGTCACCGGCCGCCAGCTTCTCCATCCGGCGGTTGGCGTTGCCGCGCATCGGCACACACTGCAGGTGCGGGTGGGAGGCGGCGAGCTGGGCGATCCGGCGGACCGAGGAGGTACCGATGCGGGTGCCGTCGGGGAGTTCGTCGAGGGTGAGCCCACCGGGGTGAATCAGTGCGTCGCGGACGTCATCGCGTTCGAGGAAGGCGGCGAAAGTGGTGCCGGCCGGCAGCGGGCGGTCCCCCGGGATGTCCTTGACGCAGTGCACCGCGAGGTCCGCCTCACCGGCCAGGAGGGCGGCGTCGACCTCCTTGGTGAACGCTCCCTTGCCCTCGACCTGGGACAGGGCACCCATCCAGCGGTCGCCGGTCGTCTTGACCGGGATGACCTCGGTGGCGATGCCGGGATGGAGGGCGGCGAGTTCGGCGCGGACGCGCTCCACCTGTGCCAGGGCCATCGGCGAGTCGCGGGAGACGATACGGATCAGTTCAGGGGCGGACATGCGCCCACGATAGTCCGTCAGATGCGCGGGGCCCGCCACCAACGGGCCCGGCCCGCCCGCACTTCCGCACCCGCACGGTACGGTCCCCGCGCCGTACGGCCCCGCGCGGTACGGTCCCCGCATGACCCGATCGACCGAAGCCGACATCCTGCCGTCCTCAGCCGTCGCCGCGGATGATCTCGACCGCGCCGTCCAGCTCGCGGTGGCCGTGCTGCGCGAGGCGCCCCCAGCCGCGTGGGACGGCAAGGCGGGCTCGCTGGAGTGGGACTGCTGGGAGACCGTCGAACACCTCAGCGACGATCTGTTCGCCTACGCCGTTCAACTGGGGCCCCGGAGGCCGCCGTTGGAGGGCCCGGTGCCTTTCGTGTGGGAGAGCCGGCGGCCGGGCGGTCCCTCGAACGCCGTGCACGCCGACCGTGCGGCGGGTCCTGTCGGGCTGCTGCAGGTGCTGGAGGCGAGCGGCGCCCTACTGGTGGCCATGGTGCGTACGACGCCGCCGCGGGTGCGTGCCCACCATGTGTTCGGGGTGTCGGACCCGGAGGGCTTCGCCGCGATGGGCACCGTGGAGACGCTGGTGCACACCCACGACCTGGCACAAGGGCTCCAGCTCGTCTGGAACCCGCCCGCCGACGTCTGCGCGCGGGTGCTCGCCCGGCTGTTTCCGGATGTCCCGGAGGCCGCCGATCCCTGGCGCACCCTGTTGTGGGCCACCGGGCGCGCCGAACTGCCGGGGTACCCTCGCCGCACCGCCTGGCGCTGGTACGGCAGCGTTCGGGGATGACTTCCCGCTGAGGGCACGGCGCCCGGGCCGAAGGCACGACCCCGGACTGAGGGCACGGCGTTCGTACGGGGCTCGGGCCGAGGGCACGGCGCCCGGGCTGAAGGCACGGCGCCCGGGCTGAAGGCACGGCGCCCGGGCTGAAGGCACGGCGCCCGGGCTGAAGGCACGGCGCCCGGGCGATTGCGCCGGCCGGATGAACAACGGGCGCCTCACGCCGCTGCGTGCCTTCGGCCCGTCGTCCCCTTGTCAGTGCCGTGCCCAGGGGTGCCGCAGACGGAGCCAGAGGTCCCTGGCCCGTCGCCCCGCTTCGGTACGGCTCTTGGCCACCAGCTCCTGGGCCTGCTCCTCGCTCTCCACCATCGGGCCGGAGCCACGCAGCGGCTTGCCGGCCGTCTCGTGGAGGAAGAAGGTGGCGATGAGGCCGATGACGCCGGCCACCATGAGGTAGTAGGCGGGGACCAGGTCGTTGCCGGTCGCCTGGACCAGCGCGGAGGCAATGAGCGGTGTGGTGCCGCCGAACAGCGAGACCGAGATGTTGAAGGCGATCGACAGCGCGCCGTAGCGCAGCCGGGTCGGGAACAGTGCGGGCAGCGTCGATGCGGACGTACCGGCGAAGCACACCAGCAGGAGGCCCAGGATCAGGCATCCGAAGGCCGGCAGCAGGATGCCGCCGGCGCGGATGAGCAGCACCGCGGGCACGGCAAGGACGATCATGGCGGCGCTGCCCGCCATGAAGACGGGACGGCGGCCCCACCGGTCGGAGGTGCGGCCCACGGTGGTGATGGTGAGCACCACGACGATCATGGTGCCGAGGACGAGCAGCTGGGCGGTGAGGGCTTTCTGACCGAGGGTCTCGGTCATGAACGTCGGCAGGTACGAGGTCACCATGTAGTTGGTGACGTTGTAGAGCAGCACCAGGCCCATGCAGATCAGCACGGCCTCCCAGTACCGGGTGAAGATCTCCTTCAGCCGTCCCTTGCCGGACTGGCGGGCCTCCTCCACCGGGTCCTCGCCGCCCGCGGCCACGGCCGCCTCCGCATCGTGGTGTGCCTGTTCGGCCTCGCGCTGGAAGGCGGGTGTCTCCTCCAGCCTCAGCCGCATGTACAGGCCGATGAGCCCCAGCGGCCCGGCGACGAGGAACGGCAGGCGCCAGCCCCAGTCCACCAAGCCGTCGTCGCCGAGCACAGCCGTGAGCAGGGTCACCAGTCCGGAACCGAGCGCATACCCGACGAAGGTGCCGAAGTCGAGCCAGCTGCCGAGGAATCCGCGGCGGGTGTCCGGTGCGTATTCGGCGATGTAGGT is a genomic window of Streptomyces sp. Edi2 containing:
- the hemC gene encoding hydroxymethylbilane synthase is translated as MSAPELIRIVSRDSPMALAQVERVRAELAALHPGIATEVIPVKTTGDRWMGALSQVEGKGAFTKEVDAALLAGEADLAVHCVKDIPGDRPLPAGTTFAAFLERDDVRDALIHPGGLTLDELPDGTRIGTSSVRRIAQLAASHPHLQCVPMRGNANRRMEKLAAGDADALLLAVSGLERIGRTDVITQILSVDEMCPPIGAGVLALQCREDDTDTIDAVSGLGHPRTFQETTAERMLLHVLQGHCNSPIAGYAKTDRRGELSLRACVFTPDGKTVLHAHEWAGPLTPETLGTSVAVALLRQGARELIDGIAH
- the proP gene encoding glycine betaine/L-proline transporter ProP — protein: MLRILLRRRKQPLSAEDVTVTDRPAVRKAVSAAALGNTMEWFDFGVYAYLAGTLGKVFFPSSSPGAQVVSTFATFAAAFLVRPLGGLVFGPLGDRIGRKRVLAATMIMMAVSTFAVGFLPAYHTVGFAAPILLLICRLVQGFSTGGEYAGATTYIAEYAPDTRRGFLGSWLDFGTFVGYALGSGLVTLLTAVLGDDGLVDWGWRLPFLVAGPLGLIGLYMRLRLEETPAFQREAEQAHHDAEAAVAAGGEDPVEEARQSGKGRLKEIFTRYWEAVLICMGLVLLYNVTNYMVTSYLPTFMTETLGQKALTAQLLVLGTMIVVVLTITTVGRTSDRWGRRPVFMAGSAAMIVLAVPAVLLIRAGGILLPAFGCLILGLLLVCFAGTSASTLPALFPTRLRYGALSIAFNISVSLFGGTTPLIASALVQATGNDLVPAYYLMVAGVIGLIATFFLHETAGKPLRGSGPMVESEEQAQELVAKSRTEAGRRARDLWLRLRHPWARH
- a CDS encoding maleylpyruvate isomerase N-terminal domain-containing protein, with product MTRSTEADILPSSAVAADDLDRAVQLAVAVLREAPPAAWDGKAGSLEWDCWETVEHLSDDLFAYAVQLGPRRPPLEGPVPFVWESRRPGGPSNAVHADRAAGPVGLLQVLEASGALLVAMVRTTPPRVRAHHVFGVSDPEGFAAMGTVETLVHTHDLAQGLQLVWNPPADVCARVLARLFPDVPEAADPWRTLLWATGRAELPGYPRRTAWRWYGSVRG